CTTTTTCGATATCCCCCCGCCAGTGTTGCAGCGGCCCCACCTGCAGCTGCACCTCCACACCGTTCACCACGCGGCTCCGCTTCCAGTACTCGGTGCCGTGCGTAAGGGCGCAGACGTCCAGGTCGGACTTGGGCTTGGCCTCGCCTCGCGGCGCCGAGCCGAAGCAGAGAAGCGCGATCACGTCCTCGCGGGCGAGCATCTCGTCGTACACGGCCACGAGCCCGGGCCGGAAGCGCGCCTCCATGGCGGGCGGAAAGACGATCCCGGTGTTTTCGGCGGGAGCAATCGCGAGAACCGGTACGGACTCAGTGGCGACACTCATCGGCTCGATCGTCTCAGGCTGGGTAGGGGTACGAGCGGCGCTCGCCGGGGGCGGGGACAGACGTTTGCGGAGGCGCACCCGCGCGGATCGCGGCAGGACACGGAGCCCGCGGGGCGTCCCTCGGGATGAACGGCCACCCCCCCACATGGATAACGTGCCGCACCATTCCCGTCAAGCATCATGGGAACAGATGACGCCACCGCGCGGACAGGACGCGCCGCAACGCGCAGCGAGCGTCAGATTGCGATCTGGCGATTGTCAGAAGAAAGGCGCTCCACACGGACCAGACCGCCGCAGAACTGGCTGACCAGAGACACCGCTTCGGAAAGGGCTTCATCCAGAACATCATGGCCTACGATGTGTGACAAACAATCGATGTCGATGATGGCGTTCTTCGTGTCTGCGGAAACAGCGGTGGTTTGTCCGCCACGACTGTTCCACGCCCGGCAAACGACCGTGTTTCGACCGGAATCCAGTAGAATCACCTCACCTGGAACCACACTCGTCGGCGTGTCTTTGCCAAATGGAAGGAAGCTCTCTTCGCCCGTGGCAGCCGTCAACGTCAGATCGCCTATGACACGGCCGGTGTCAAAGACCCCGCAGGGCATCATGTACTTTACCGCGATCATGTTGGAAATGGCGACCAGGGGGGAAATGAAGGGGATGCGCCCGGCGTCGCCCTTCTTGAGTCTTTTGAGCAGGGTGCCATGACCGGGATGTATCCGCTCGCCACGCGGCAAAGGAAACGTCTTGTACGTTTCCTCCCAGGCAGTGATTCGGCGATCCGTCGTTGTCCTGCCACCATCTTCCGCGGCTTGGTACATCTCTTTCCTGAATAGAGATCCCAAGGGTTCGTGCTGACCGGAATGATCCAGGTTCCGGATCACTACTATGCCGCGAACGAAGTCCGGCACTTCGCGGAACACCTCCGGGTCGATGATATACTTCATTTACTCCACCTGTCCTTTGCTTCGAAGTAATGATCGATCAAATGACGGTTGTAATCTTCGATCTTCTCCGGGCGGTTGAACTTCTCACCAAAGTGCAGATTATACGCGTTGAACCACTCTCGCGAGCTCTTGACGAACAATATGTCGTGGACGGCCATGTGCCGAATTGCGATCAGTGCGACCGGCGATTGAGAAACCATGAATCCGCGGTTGTATATGCTTGTTTCGTTGCAGTGTTTGTGGAACTGGCCGATCATCAAGCCGTTTTCGACGAACAGGGATTTCACACTCTCATGCACGATGTCCAGTACCCGGCCCTGGTTGTCTGGAAGGGAGGGAAAGACGAGCAGCAGGGACTTCCGCATGCAGTCCCCCGGCGCAAAGGGACCGAGCTTTTTGAAGGTCCTGATGTGTTCCAGAACGAGGCTTTCGATCTGTCCCGCGTCTTTTCCCGAGATTTCGGGGTGAAGAGAAAGATAGAAGGAGTTGTTGTCCAGGGATGGCCCGACGAACGGGCATACCACCTTGCTTCCAACCGGTCTCTTCATCGCGGGGTTTTCCGTTGCCAAAAACTCCCGCGC
Above is a genomic segment from Longimicrobium sp. containing:
- a CDS encoding B3/B4 domain-containing protein, translating into MKYIIDPEVFREVPDFVRGIVVIRNLDHSGQHEPLGSLFRKEMYQAAEDGGRTTTDRRITAWEETYKTFPLPRGERIHPGHGTLLKRLKKGDAGRIPFISPLVAISNMIAVKYMMPCGVFDTGRVIGDLTLTAATGEESFLPFGKDTPTSVVPGEVILLDSGRNTVVCRAWNSRGGQTTAVSADTKNAIIDIDCLSHIVGHDVLDEALSEAVSLVSQFCGGLVRVERLSSDNRQIAI
- a CDS encoding DUF6875 domain-containing protein, translating into MPAALLNPEMIQVASTVIQWAREFLATENPAMKRPVGSKVVCPFVGPSLDNNSFYLSLHPEISGKDAGQIESLVLEHIRTFKKLGPFAPGDCMRKSLLLVFPSLPDNQGRVLDIVHESVKSLFVENGLMIGQFHKHCNETSIYNRGFMVSQSPVALIAIRHMAVHDILFVKSSREWFNAYNLHFGEKFNRPEKIEDYNRHLIDHYFEAKDRWSK